Proteins from one Bos indicus x Bos taurus breed Angus x Brahman F1 hybrid chromosome 19, Bos_hybrid_MaternalHap_v2.0, whole genome shotgun sequence genomic window:
- the JUP gene encoding junction plakoglobin has translation MEVMNLIEQPIKVTEWQQTYTYDSGIHSGANTCVPSLSSKGLIEEDEACGRQYTLKKTTTYTQSVPPGQGDLEYQMSTTARAKRVREAMCPGVTGEDSSLLLTTQVEGQTTNLQRLAEPSQLLKSAIVHLINYQDDAELATRALPELTKLLNDEDPVVVTKAAMIVNQLSKKEASRRALMGSPQLVAAVVRTMQNTSDLDTARCTTSILHNLSHHREGLLAIFKSGGIPALVRMLSSPVESVLFYAITTLHNLLLYQEGAKMAVRLADGLQKMVPLLNKNNPKFLAITTDCLQLLAYGNQESKLIILANGGPQALVQIMRNYSYEKLLWTTSRVLKVLSVCPSNKPAIVEAGGMQALGKHLTSNSPRLVQNCLWTLRNLSDVATKQEGLESVLKILVNQLSVDDVNVLTCATGTLSNLTCNNSKNKTLVTQNSGVEALIHAILRAGDKDDITEPAVCALRHLTSRHPEAEMAQNSVRLNYGIPAIVKLLNQPNQWPLVKATIGLIRNLALCPANHAPLQEAAVIPRLVQLLVKAHQDAQRHVAAGTQQPYTDGVRMEEIVEGCTGALHILARDPMNRMEIFRLNTIPLFVQLLYSSVENIQRVAAGVLCELAQDKEAADAIDAEGASAPLMELLHSRNEGTATYAAAVLFRISEDKNPDYRKRVSVELTNSLFKHDPAAWEAAQSMIPMNEPYADDMDATYRPMYSSDVPMDPLEMHMDMDGDYPIDTYSDGLRPPYATADHMLA, from the exons ATGGAGGTGATGAACCTGATCGAACAGCCCATCAAGGTGACCGAGTGGCAGCAGACATATACCTACGACTCTGGCATCCACTCGGGGGCCAACACCTGTGTGCCCTCGCTCAGCAGCAAGGGCCTCATAGAGGAGGATGAGGCCTGCGGGCGCCAGTACACGCTCAAGAAGACCACCACCTACACCCAGTCGGTGCCCCCGGGCCAAG GTGACCTGGAGTACCAGATGTCCACGACCGCCAGAGCCAAGCGGGTGCGGGAGGCCATGTGTCCCGGTGTGACAGGAGAGGACAGCTCGCTGCTGCTCACCACCCAGGTGGAGGGGCAGACTACCAACCTGCAGCGGCTGGCCGAGCCATCCCAACTCCTCAAGTCGGCCATCGTACATCTCATCAACTACCAGGACGATGCTGAGCTGGCCACCCGGGCCCTGCCTGAGCTCACCAAGCTGCTCAATGATGAGGACCCG GTGGTGGTGACCAAGGCGGCCATGATCGTGAACCAGCTGTCGAAGAAGGAGGCGTCTCGGCGGGCGCTGATGGGCTCGCCCCAGCTGGTGGCGGCTGTCGTGCGCACCATGCAGAACACCAGTGACCTGGACACGGCCCGTTGCACCACCAGCATCCTGCACAACCTCTCCCACCACCGCGAGGGGCTGCTTGCCATCTTCAAGTCGGGCGGCATCCCTGCCCTGGTCCGCATGCTCAG CTCCCCTGTAGAGTCGGTCTTGTTCTATGCCATCACCACGCTGCACAACCTGCTGCTCTACCAGGAGGGTGCCAAGATGGCAGTGCGCCTGGCAGACGGGCTGCAGAAGATGGTGCCCCTGCTCAACAAGAACAACCCCAAGTTCCTGGCCATCACCACCGACTGCCTGCAGCTCCTGGCCTATGGCAACCAGGAGAGCAAG ctCATCATCCTGGCCAATGGAGGACCCCAGGCCCTCGTCCAGATCATGCGCAACTACAGTTATGAGAAGCTGCTCTGGACCACCAGCCGCGTGCTCAAAGTGCTGTCCGTGTGTCCCAGCAACAAGCCTGCCATTGTGGAGGCTG GTGGGATGCAGGCCCTGGGCAAGCACCTGACGAGCAATAGCCCCCGCCTTGTGCAGAACTGCCTGTGGACCCTGCGCAACCTCTCTGATGTGGCCACCAAGCAG GAGGGCCTGGAGAGCGTGCTGAAGATTCTGGTGAACCAGCTGAGCGTGGACGATGTCAATGTCCTCACCTGTGCCACAGGCACTCTGTCCAACCTGACATGCAACAACAGCAAGAACAAGACGCTGGTGACACAGAACAGTGGTGTGGAGGCGCTCATCCACGCCATCCTGCGCGCGGGCGACAAGGATGACATCACGGAGCCCGCTGTCTGCGCCCTGCGCCACCTCACCAGCCGCCACCCCGAGGCCGAGATGGCCCAGAACTCCGTGCGTCTCAACTATGGCATCCCAGCCATCGTCAAGCTGCTCAACCAGCCCAACCAGTGGCCACTGGTCAAG GCAACCATTGGCCTGATCAGGAATCTGGCCCTGTGCCCAGCCAACCATGCCCCACTGCAGGAGGCAGCGGTCATTCCCCGCCTTGTCCAACTGCTGGTCAAGGCCCACCAGGATGCCCAGCGCCATGTGGCTGCTGGCACACAGCAGCCCTACACG GATGGTGTGAGGATGGAGGAGATTGTGGAAGGCTGCACTGGAGCCCTGCACATCCTTGCCCGGGATCCCATGAACCGCATGGAGATCTTCCGACTCAACACCATCCCCCTGTTTGTGCAG ctcctctACTCCTCGGTGGAGAACATCCAGCGCGTGGCCGCCGGGGTGCTGTGCGAGCTGGCTCAGGACAAGGAGGCGGCCGACGCCATTGATGCGGAGGGCGCGTCGGCCCCACTCATGGAGCTGCTGCACTCGCGCAATGAGGGCACCG CCACCTACGCCGCTGCCGTCTTGTTCCGCATCTCCGAGGACAAGAACCCAGATTACCGCAAACGGGTGTCTGTGGAGCTCACTAACTCCCTCTTCAAGCACGACCCTGCCGCCTGGGAGGCT
- the P3H4 gene encoding endoplasmic reticulum protein SC65: protein MARTAWGLLWLLLGSAGAQYEKYSFRGFPPEDLMPLAAAYGHALEQYEGESWRESARYLEAALRLHRLLRDSEAFCHANCSGPAPPAAAPPGPALPGPDGGDEWARELRLFGHVLERAACLRRCKRSLPAFQVPYPPRQLLRDFQSRLPYQYLHYAQFKANRLEKAVAAAYTFLQRNPKHELTAKYLSYYRGLLDAADEPLTDLEAQPYEAVFLRAVKLYNSGDFRGSTEDMERALAEYLAVFARCLAGCEGAHEQVDFKDFYPAIADLFAESLQCKVDCEANLTPNVGGYFVEKFVATMYHYLQFAYYKLNDVRQAARSAASYMLFDPEDNVMQQNLVYYRFHRARWGLEEEDFQPREEARLYHNQTAELRELLDFAHMYLQSDDEMELEETEPPMEPEKPPSDAEFEGEGDYEESIYADWWQEPDAKGDEAEAEPEPELP from the exons ATGGCTCGGACGGCGTGGgggctgctgtggctgctgctgggcAGCGCCGGGGCGCAGTACGAGAAGTACAGCTTTCGGGGCTTCCCGCCGGAGGACCTGATGCCCTTGGCCGCGGCCTACGGGCACGCGCTGGAGCAGTACGAGGGCGAGAGCTGGCGCGAGAGCGCGCGCTACCTCGAGGCGGCGCTGCGGCTGCACCGGCTGCTGCGGGACAGCGAGGCCTTCTGCCACGCCAACTGCAGCGGCCCCGCGCCGCCCGCCGCCGCACCCCCGGGCCCCGCGCTCCCCGGGCCCGACGGCGGCGACGAGTGGGCCCGCGAGCTGCGGCTCTTCGGCCACGTCCTGGAGCGCGCCGCCTGCCTACGGCGCTGCAAGCGTTCGCTGCCCGCATTCCAGGTGCCCTACCCGCCGCGCCAGCTGCTGCGCGACTTCCAGAGCCGCCTGCCCTACCAGTACCTGCACTATGCTCAGTTCAAG GCTAACCGGCTGGAGAAGGCGGTGGCCGCGGCCTATACCTTCCTCCAGAGGAACCCGAAGCATGAGCTCACCGCCAAGTATCTCAGCTACTATCGCGGACTGCTGGACGCCGCCGACGAGCCTCTCACAGACTTGGAGGCCCAGCCATACGAG GCGGTGTTCCTCCGGGCTGTGAAGCTCTACAACAGCGGAGATTTCCGCGGGAGCACCGAGGACATGGAGCGGGCCCTGGCTGAGTACCTGGCTGTCTTTGCCCGGTGTCTGGCTGGCTGCGAGGGGGCCCACGAGCAGGTGGATTTCAAGGACTTCTACCCAGCCATAGCAG ATCTCTTTGCAGAATCCCTGCAGTGCAAGGTGGACTGTGAAGCCAACTTGACCCCCAATGTGGGCGGCTACTTCGTGGAGAAGTTCGTGGCCACCATGTATCACTACCTGCAGTTTGCCTACTACAAGT TGAACGACGTGCGCCAGGCCGCCCGCAGCGCCGCCAGCTACATGCTCTTCGACCCGGAAGACAATGTCATGCAGCAGAACCTGGTGTATTACCGCTTCCACAGGGCCCGCTggggcctggaggaggaggacttCCAGCCCCGGGAG gaGGCCAGACTCTACCACAACCAGACAGCTGAGCTTCGAGAGCTGCTAGACTTCGCACACATGTACCTGCAGTCAGATGATGAG ATGGAGCTGGAGGAGACAGAACCACCCATGGAGCCTGAGAAGCCCCCATCTGATGCCGAGTTTGAAGGAGAGGGCGACTATGAGGAGAGCATCTATGCTGACTGGTGGCAGGAGCCAGATGCCAAGGGCGACGAGGCTGAGGCTG aGCCAGAACCTGAATTACCATGA